CCGCACGCCCGAAGACGCCGCCGATGCATTGCAGGAAGCGATGCTGTCGGCGCATCGTGGTGCCGCCAATTTCCGCAATGACGCCGCGGTCACCAGCTGGCTGTACCGCATTGTCGTGAACGCCTGTCTCGATCGTCTGCGCCGTACCAAGACACACAACCCGATCGAACTCGAAGAGGACGTCTACACCCTCGAGGACCCCTCGACCAACGTCGACACCTCGATCGTCATCCAGAAGGCCTTGCTCAGGCTGCCTGCCGAGCAGCGCGCCGCGGTCATCGCCGTCGACATGCACGGATACTCGGTGGCCGACGCCGCTGAGCTGCTCGGTGTGCCCGAGGGCACGGTGAAGAGCCGCTGCGCCCGAGCCCGCGCACGCCTGGCCGTCGCCCTGCACTATCTCGACAAGGCCGGCTCCGTCGAACCGGAAACCATCGACTACTAACCGTGTGCCGCCGTGTCACAATCCGCCTACGAATTGGGCAACAGGCGTGGCCAGCGGTAGCTGGGTACGGGAACAATGAATTCACATGGTCAACAATCCGCCGGACACCGCCGATGGCGAAGGTAACCTCGACAAGGTGAACCTCGCCGAGGTACCGCTGTCACTTGAGGTCCTGGCCGACCTGCACGCCGGCGTCTACGACGCAGGCGATGCCGACGTACTTCGGCAACGGGCAGACCAGGATCCGGACGCGCGCACGACACTGGCCGCCCTCGACCATGTACGTGCCGACCTGGTGGCGTGGATGGAAAGCCCCGCCCCCGATGTGCCCGCGGCCGTCGTCGACGGCATCGTTGCCGCATTGCACGCCGAGTCAGCGAAATCGACGTTGCCCGTGGTAGCTGCGGATGCCGTCCGGCCCGCGGACCCGCGCCTTAACCTGGTGACCGGCCCCGTCCCCCTGGACCATCGCCGGCGCCCCGCGGCAAAGCGCCGCTGGCTCGCATTCTCGGGCGCGGGGTTGGCCGCGGCCGCCTGTATCGCGGTGGCCATCACCGTGGTCGCGCAGAACAACCAGCGCACCTCTGAGACCACCGCCACCGTCGCGGGCCCGTCGTTGTCGCAGTACATCGCGCCCAAAACCGCTGCGCCCATGGCGCCGGAATTGCCGCCGCAGAGTGCCCTGGGCCAGACCGCCTTCCCGATTTCTGGCAACGA
This genomic window from Mycobacteroides chelonae contains:
- the sigM gene encoding RNA polymerase sigma factor SigM codes for the protein MVQGVLTTPQHSDAELLAAHVAGDPSAFEQLFRRHHRRLYRLARATSRTPEDAADALQEAMLSAHRGAANFRNDAAVTSWLYRIVVNACLDRLRRTKTHNPIELEEDVYTLEDPSTNVDTSIVIQKALLRLPAEQRAAVIAVDMHGYSVADAAELLGVPEGTVKSRCARARARLAVALHYLDKAGSVEPETIDY